A window of the Bdellovibrio sp. ZAP7 genome harbors these coding sequences:
- a CDS encoding ABC-2 family transporter protein, with the protein MKKSFAVFWKRNLAFAKLAIVSNLEYRLNYFVDAVLQPALTTGIEILLWVAVFRGAATAEIAGFSREYYLAYALWGAFFARICTSWMYEFRMIQEIDSGSINAILTRPMTYYEYYFSQLMGYKFITTIVSMIIPILAVIIFALPTKFERLPMAFALEFYYLILVHSISFVVAACAFHLNKIYSFTGAKNLALWLLTGELFPLDLMPEPVKSIVIALPFSSGVYVPVGYLTGRLEIASVYQSFISVTIGIVVVNIVGAVIWKRGLNAYTGTGA; encoded by the coding sequence TTGAAGAAGTCATTCGCCGTTTTTTGGAAACGGAATCTCGCGTTCGCTAAGCTCGCGATTGTTTCCAATCTCGAGTACAGGCTGAATTATTTCGTCGACGCTGTTTTGCAGCCGGCGCTGACCACAGGAATTGAAATCCTGTTGTGGGTGGCTGTATTCCGTGGCGCTGCCACTGCGGAAATCGCAGGATTCAGTCGCGAATACTATCTAGCCTATGCTTTGTGGGGCGCTTTCTTTGCGCGTATTTGCACCAGCTGGATGTATGAGTTCCGCATGATTCAAGAAATTGATTCGGGCAGCATCAACGCGATTTTAACTCGTCCGATGACTTACTATGAATATTATTTCTCGCAGTTGATGGGATATAAATTCATTACGACGATCGTTTCCATGATCATTCCTATTTTGGCCGTCATTATCTTTGCATTGCCGACCAAGTTCGAACGCCTGCCGATGGCGTTTGCTTTGGAATTCTATTATTTGATCTTGGTTCATTCCATCAGCTTCGTGGTTGCAGCATGTGCATTTCATTTGAATAAAATCTATTCCTTCACGGGAGCTAAGAATTTAGCTCTGTGGCTGTTGACCGGCGAACTTTTCCCTCTGGATTTGATGCCTGAACCTGTTAAATCGATCGTTATAGCGCTTCCATTCAGCTCGGGCGTTTACGTACCGGTGGGTTACCTAACCGGTCGTTTGGAAATCGCATCTGTATATCAATCATTCATTTCAGTGACGATTGGTATTGTCGTGGTGAATATTGTTGGCGCCGTGATCTGGAAACGCGGACTGAACGCTTACACAGGAACGGGAGCCTAA